One window from the genome of Pseudanabaena yagii GIHE-NHR1 encodes:
- the secG gene encoding preprotein translocase subunit SecG yields the protein MYGTLKAIWAVVAVCLVVLILLHSPKSDGLGGFSGQAQLFSSTKSAETTLNRVTWFLTAAFLGLTVVLSGGWFTAPSAVIAPAPQVAPSTKNVPDAKPIPLNLPATTPEKPQQ from the coding sequence ATGTACGGAACCTTGAAAGCAATTTGGGCAGTAGTTGCAGTATGCCTAGTAGTTTTAATTTTATTGCATAGCCCTAAGAGTGATGGTCTAGGTGGCTTTAGTGGTCAGGCGCAACTGTTTTCAAGTACCAAGAGTGCAGAAACAACTCTCAATCGAGTGACTTGGTTTTTGACAGCAGCATTTTTAGGCTTAACTGTTGTCCTGAGTGGCGGTTGGTTTACAGCGCCATCAGCCGTAATTGCCCCAGCCCCACAGGTTGCTCCATCGACCAAGAATGTTCCTGATGCTAAGCCCATTCCCCTGAATTTACCTGCGACAACTCCCGAAAAGCCTCAGCAATAA
- a CDS encoding Uma2 family endonuclease: protein MTVTLTKSSDRISNKILLPSIRWETYRAIACDLESQPNKRLTYDQGLLEIRMPSELHESYKKLLGRIVEALTESLDLEICSLGSMTCDREDLARGLEPDQCYYIQNESQVWGKDQIDLQIDPPPDLAIEIDITSSSLNRFAIYAQLGVPEVWRYDGQTITIHHLVGDRYILGDRSLAFAVLKTSDIQSFLELKNTLKENALIRQVREWATKR, encoded by the coding sequence ATGACGGTAACTCTAACTAAATCCAGCGATCGCATCAGTAACAAGATATTGTTGCCATCAATTCGATGGGAGACGTATCGGGCGATCGCCTGTGATTTGGAGTCACAGCCTAACAAGAGACTTACCTATGACCAAGGACTGTTAGAAATAAGGATGCCATCGGAACTACATGAAAGTTATAAGAAGCTTTTAGGCAGAATTGTTGAGGCGTTAACTGAGTCTCTAGATTTAGAGATTTGTAGCTTGGGTTCGATGACCTGTGATCGTGAGGATCTAGCCAGAGGTCTAGAACCCGATCAGTGCTATTACATCCAAAATGAGTCACAGGTTTGGGGTAAAGATCAGATCGATTTACAGATTGATCCGCCACCAGATCTAGCGATCGAAATTGATATTACAAGTAGTTCGTTAAATCGTTTTGCTATCTATGCTCAATTAGGTGTGCCTGAGGTATGGCGTTATGACGGTCAGACGATAACTATTCATCATCTAGTCGGGGATCGCTATATTTTGGGCGATCGCAGTCTTGCTTTTGCTGTATTAAAAACTAGTGATATCCAGAGTTTTTTAGAACTGAAAAATACGCTCAAAGAGAATGCATTAATCCGCCAAGTGCGGGAATGGGCTACTAAAAGATAA
- the ntcA gene encoding global nitrogen regulator NtcA produces MNGGMFPPMTETFERGKTIFFPGDPAERFYFLVKGAVKLSRVYEAGEEITVALLRENSVFGVLSLITGNRSDRFYHAVAFTPVELLSVPIDQVEKALKEDPELPMVLLRGLSSRILQTEMMIETLAHRDMGSRLVSFLLILCRDFGTPSSDGVTIDLKLSHQAIAEAIGSTRVTVTRLLGDLRKQKMIAISKKRITVHNPIELGQQFA; encoded by the coding sequence ATGAATGGGGGAATGTTTCCACCCATGACAGAAACGTTTGAACGCGGTAAGACAATTTTCTTTCCTGGTGATCCTGCGGAGCGTTTTTACTTTTTAGTTAAAGGCGCAGTCAAACTTTCGAGAGTTTACGAAGCAGGTGAAGAAATTACCGTTGCTCTACTGCGCGAAAATAGCGTGTTTGGTGTTTTGTCCTTGATTACTGGTAATCGCTCCGATCGCTTTTATCATGCGGTTGCCTTTACGCCTGTGGAGTTGCTCTCTGTGCCAATTGATCAAGTCGAGAAGGCGCTCAAAGAAGATCCTGAATTGCCGATGGTGCTATTGCGTGGTTTATCATCACGGATTTTGCAGACGGAGATGATGATCGAGACGCTGGCTCACCGTGATATGGGATCAAGATTAGTGAGCTTTTTATTGATTCTCTGTCGCGACTTTGGTACGCCTTCTTCAGATGGTGTAACGATTGATTTAAAGCTTTCTCATCAGGCGATCGCTGAAGCGATCGGCTCAACCAGAGTAACTGTTACCAGACTACTCGGAGACTTACGCAAACAAAAGATGATCGCTATTTCCAAAAAACGCATCACTGTGCATAATCCCATCGAATTAGGTCAACAATTTGCTTAA
- a CDS encoding SemiSWEET transporter: MDFTNILGFTAASLTTFAFLPQVIQVWRSRSTKDISLPMLITFIAGITLWLIYGLLVNAAPIYIANGITLILNLAILRFKLKYG; this comes from the coding sequence ATGGACTTTACCAATATTCTTGGATTTACGGCTGCATCTCTGACGACCTTTGCCTTTTTGCCTCAAGTAATCCAAGTATGGCGATCGCGATCGACTAAGGATATTTCCTTGCCCATGTTAATTACTTTCATTGCGGGGATCACGCTCTGGCTAATTTATGGACTATTGGTGAATGCTGCACCCATCTATATTGCTAACGGGATCACGCTAATTTTGAATCTTGCCATTTTGCGCTTCAAACTAAAGTATGGCTAG
- the coaE gene encoding dephospho-CoA kinase (Dephospho-CoA kinase (CoaE) performs the final step in coenzyme A biosynthesis.), which produces MNQRIIGITGGIATGKTTVSNYLHDTYGLPILDADIYARQALTGDRLAKLSDRYGKLILDEQGNLDRRKLGAIVFESVSERKWLEALIHPYVQECLINEANRLAPSTVVMVIPLLFESKMEDLVTETWAIACDPQQQLKRLMNRNHLLESEAKQRISSQMSQSEKIELADVVIVNSDNTEELFFQVDNALFNSQLGVHFRICDPAA; this is translated from the coding sequence ATGAACCAACGCATCATCGGCATCACAGGAGGCATTGCCACAGGTAAAACCACGGTTTCCAATTATCTGCATGATACCTATGGCTTACCAATTCTGGATGCGGATATTTATGCTAGACAAGCTTTAACAGGTGATCGCCTCGCAAAACTTAGCGATCGCTATGGCAAGTTAATCCTTGATGAGCAAGGCAACCTTGATCGCCGCAAGTTAGGTGCGATCGTGTTTGAGAGTGTAAGCGAGCGGAAGTGGCTCGAAGCCTTAATTCATCCCTATGTCCAAGAATGCCTGATTAATGAAGCCAATCGCCTCGCACCATCAACTGTCGTCATGGTAATTCCCCTGCTATTTGAATCGAAAATGGAGGATTTAGTGACTGAAACTTGGGCGATCGCTTGTGATCCCCAACAACAGCTAAAAAGACTAATGAATCGCAATCATTTATTAGAATCCGAAGCAAAACAAAGAATTTCTAGTCAAATGTCCCAATCGGAAAAAATCGAACTTGCCGATGTGGTAATCGTTAATTCTGACAATACCGAAGAATTATTCTTTCAAGTTGACAATGCTCTGTTTAACTCTCAACTTGGCGTACATTTTCGTATCTGTGATCCAGCTGCTTGA